A stretch of the Medicago truncatula cultivar Jemalong A17 chromosome 5, MtrunA17r5.0-ANR, whole genome shotgun sequence genome encodes the following:
- the LOC11432505 gene encoding auxin response factor 17 produces MMLITISNRAQSSALLSDTGELHSEAFPTKSIFTIPTKIWQKCVGASVKIPKLHSKVYYFPQGHLKHVSPHTIITLLHCYPPSISCIISAVDLLVDPHTDEVFAKLLLTPVMDGHGHEQEAPPEVPAEDDDGYNVVSFVKILTQSDCNSGCGFIVPLPCVDLILPKLSLDDPMPSQKLSVTDIQGRIWQYTHIYRGKSKRHLFSRGWTSFVNNKKLVAAGKIFVGIRRKSGKVTEKAVMDAVELVVKSMAFEVLYYPRANWIDFVEDANVVDDGMKISWTSGMKVKLPLKKEESSNSKMIFYQPRGTNSDVYKAPSNVPNWRMLQVKWDEPEISQNPNRVNPWQKARHDHLSESGSSNFLNDKGDVFFGNNLMAVLHLTTYQNPVLWEQFNGRVE; encoded by the exons ATGATGCTAATCACCATCTCAAATCGTGCTCAGAGTTCTGCCCTGTTAAGTGATACCGGGGAGCTACATTCCGAAGCATTCCCCACAAAATCTATATTTACCATCCCCACCAAAATCTGGCAGAAATGTGTCGGAGCCTCAGTCAAGATTCCGAAGCTACATTCTAAAGTTTACTACTTCCCACAAGGTCACTTAAAACATGTCTCCCCTCACACAATCATCACCCTTCTTCATTGTTATCCTCCTTCCATTTCCTGCATCATCTCAGCCGTTGATCTCCTTGTTGATCCTCACACAGATGAAGTCTTTGCCAAACTGCTCCTCACTCCCGTAATGGATGGCCATGGCCACGAACAAGAAGCTCCTCCGGAGGTTCCTGCCGAAGACGACGATGGTTACAATGTTGTTTCCTTTGTCAAGATTCTCACACAATCTGATTGCAATAGTGGCTGTGGATTCATTGTACCTCTCCCTTGCGTTGACTTGATCTTGCCGAAGCTTAGCTTGGACGATCCAATGCCATCTCAGAAACTCTCCGTCACTGACATTCAAGGCCGAATCTGGCAGTACACACATATCTACCGCGGTAAATCCAAGAGACACCTTTTCAGTAGGGGATGGACTTCCTTTGTCAACAACAAGAAACTCGTCGCTG CTGGGAAGATATTCGTCGGAATACGCCGGAAAAGTGGGAAGGTAACAGAGAAGGCGGTTATGGATGCGGTGGAATTGGTGGTGAAAAGTATGGCATTTGAAGTTTTGTATTATCCGAGAGCGAATTGGATTGATTTTGTAGAGGATGcaaatgttgttgatgacggcATGAAGATTAGTTGGACATCTGGAATGAAAGTCAAGCTTCCTTTGAAGAAAGAAGAATCTTCAAATTCAAAGATGATATTTTATCAGCCTCGGGGGACAAACTCAGATGTTTATAAAGCTCCTTCTAATGTCCCTAATTGGCGCATGCTTCAG GTTAAGTGGGATGAACCTGAAATTTCGCAGAATCCAAACCGTGTCAATCCTTGGCAG AAAGCCAGGCATGATCATCTATCTGAATCAGGTTCTTCAAACTTTTTGAATGATAAGGGTGATGTTTTCTTCGGGAACAATTTAATGGCAGTCCTGCATCTGACGACTTATCAGAATCCGGTTCTTTGGGAACAATTCAATGGCAGGGTTGAGTAG